The Tursiops truncatus isolate mTurTru1 chromosome 11, mTurTru1.mat.Y, whole genome shotgun sequence genomic sequence TTAGTTGGAAGGCCTAAATACTATTCAAATAAGAGaaggatgagggcttccctggtggcgcagtggttgagagtccgcctgctgatgcaggagacacgggttcgtgccccggtccgggaaaatcccacatgccgcggagcagctgggcccgtgagccgtggccgctgagcctgcgcgtccggagcctgtgctccgcaacgggagaggccacaacagtgagaggcccgcgtaccgctaaaaaaaaaaaaaaaaaaaaaaaaagagaagaatgacaCTGAAGAGGAGATAGTTAAAACCCAGTTTATTAGACCAGAGGCATGCGTCACCCATAGCCCTGCCTGCTGTTCTCCATCCGGAACACACCCTTTGGCCTTGCTCCTGCTTCCCTCTGGAGAAGTCTGATCTCTAAGGAACTCCTAGGAGCCAAGCAGGCCAATGCACAGGTGATCTGCCACAGGTCTTGTTCTGGGGTTGGAGACTGAGACAGCTGGGCAGAGAAGGCCTGTGAAGGGGCAGGGCTCTGGCCTGGGAGGAATGCCTGGTGGAGGGGGCATGGCAGGTACTCTACCTCGCTGGTTTCTCTTTAAGGTAGGAAGGGAGGGCCAGAACGGCAGAGCTTTCAACTTCCCCTCTAGGCCTGTCTCTTTCTTCCCACTACCAAACTGTACCTTACCAGAAAATATAAGTGGTGGGCTTGGGTATTAGGTGAGCAAAGAGGCCTGGGCATCCAGAAGGAGGCAAAGGCCACTGACTGAAGACCTCAGCCTCTGCCTGTCAGCACCCCGCTGCTTCAGCTGCAGAAGTCATCAACCCACAGCTCCCTCTGTCTCTGCAGATCTCAATCCCATGGGTAGGGGCTCTCTCTGTAGCAACCCCCTTCCATGGGGAGGCCACAGTCAGCTAGGCAAAGGACATTGGGGTGGGTGAAGCAGGGGTGGGAATGTTAAGGCTGCAGGGAGGGCAAAGGGTACCCAGGTTGGGGAGAGAAGGTGAGGCCAGAAAGAGGCAGAGCTTGTAATTCACAGCTTCCTTTATGTCGCCACCGAGACAGTGCGAAGGTTACAATGCGCGTGTCGTCTCCTTGTGCTTCTTAGAGGGATGTGTGTACACAGTACAGACACCAGGGGAGAATCCAACTCTTTATACAGGCGAAGGCATTCAGAGACCAGGGAGGGGGTGGAAACACAGAAGGGGAACTTGGGGTCGGAGGGTGGTTCTTAGAGACAAGAGGGGATGAAGTAGAGACAGAGTCAGGGGAAAGTATATACAGAGATATAGCAATATAGAGTCTGTAtcatatagaaatagaaaatgcagATGAAGTTGTTGAGAGAAGCAAATGACGTTTCGGGAGAGGACTTGGGAGAGTTCCATAAGAAAATTTATGGATGTGGCCCTCTGCAGGGGCCCCTGGGAGAGGGACCAGTGAGGTTAGGCACCAGTGCCCCTCTCCCTGAGCTGGAAGCCAACCAGCTGAATCTTTTATGGGATGGCAGAGGAGGGCCGCCTCTTGGGATATCTCTCCAGCAGCTCTGGGTGGGGGTGAACTTGTAGGTATCAGGATGTGGCCTACAGCACCAGGGCCACAGCTTGTCCCCAGTGCCACTTCTTCAGGGGattccccacccctacctccctAGAGACTTCACACTgtgtggggtggtggggagggaacagACACGACTCGGGATCCTGCCTGGAGACTTGGGGTTGGGGGCGGTCACTGGGCTGAGAGGGTCTCTTAAGGCTGGGGAAGCCCCCCCTACTAGCCCTCCCCTTCAAGGTACATTCTCTGGTGTGGGGCCAAATTCCAGACCCCGAGGATCCCCTTCACCCCCCACTGGGAGGGGGCTTTGGTGACTGGTGGCAGCAAAATGTAGGTGGACACTCAGATGACAGACAGCCAGACAGACAGAATTCAGGCTGGGAGCTGTGGGAGGCAGCATGGAGCAGAGAGGGGCAGCCTGAGGTCACTCGCCCCGTTCTCtctttttagtttctgttttagattagttttgttaaaaaaacaacaacaaaaaaaacaatgggttagaggcagggagaggactctACGGTCAAGACTCCTTCCTCACCACAGACAAGAGGAAAGGACCGCCCAGGAGTGGGGGGCTGCCTTGGAGGGGGGAGTGAGTCCCCAGGGTGGGGCAGCTGGGGGCCCCCTTGCTCTCCTAGCCCTCCCCATCTAGGCCTTTGGTACAGCGGCCTGCGGAGCTCAGCAGGTAAAGTCCTCAAAAGTGCCTCGGGCCGGATGGTGAGGTAGGATGTTGGCAGCATACGTCATCCCGGCAGGATGGCCCCGGAGGCTCTCACACGGGTTCTGGGGGAACGGCACAGGACAGGCACTGGTTATCGTAAGGGCCACAGGTGCCGCTGGGGCATGGGGGAGGCAAAGGAGAAAAGGTGGCAAGGGGGTGGTCCTGGGGTGGTCGGGGAAGGGATGGGGCGGGAGGGCGCCCCTCTCTCGCTCCCTCACGTGTCTTTTGACGTCATCCAGGCTGAGGGCCACGCCCTTGTCCGCGCTGCTCCGTTTTGCCTCCTTCTGGCACTTCCCTCGTCTGCACAGCTTGTGTTTTATcacctgggagggaggaggggaggtgggcaggtgggCGGGCTTGAACCCCGCCCCTCCCGTGGCCCCGTGCAGGCGCCCCGCCCCCACTTACCTCGTAGGCGTAGTCGAAGAGCTCCAGCACAGTGAGGATGCTGGCCCCGATGAACAGACCCATCTGGCCTCCAATGTCACCTGCAGGGGGGCCCACAGGGAGGTCAGTGGGGTCAGGACACAGTGGGAGCGGCAGAGCTCACTGGGGCAGGGGAAGGCCCCTGGGGCTGGCAGGGGAGGAGGCCTTGTGGGACGGAGGTGAGCAGCCTGCTTCGGGTGGTAAGGTGTCACACCATGCCCATGGCATGGGAAGGGGACAGATGCCATCAGCAGCTCACCCAGGAGTCCTGCGATCTCATAGGCCTTCTTCTGCTCAATGGTCTCATAGTTGAGGACTTCAAAGAAAATGTCCAGCACCAGGATATTCTCCCTGCAAAGGGGTTGGGAGAGGAGACCTCGGATCAAGTCGCATCTCCGTCCctcactagctgggtgaccttcgCAAGTTatcctctctgaatctcagtctcCAATATCTATAAAACAAGATGCTGATGTGGATACCTGCCTTTTAGAGTGAGGATTAAACGCGATGGTGTAATTGAAAAGACGCTCCACGCACCAGCAATTGCGAGGTGATCCCAGTTACAAGCAATGAGGatgaagagaggaggaaagaggaaggggtgCTTCTCCTGCTTGTTCTGGCTTGATCTTCCCTCCATGCCCACCTCAGACTCTTTGGTTGCCTCCCCCATGttatctcagtttcctcctgtctgCCAACCCCCATCAGAGCCCGCCCGTTACCCTTCACAGTCAGAGCCCTTACCCTATGTACTGCTCAGACTTGTTGAACTTCTTGGCCAGGTACTTGGCTGACGCTTTGCTGGGGATCTTGACCATGGACAGCTCCTTGCCATAGCGAGTCAAGTTGCAGGGCATTTCACACACACAGTACTCCTGGTCCTTCTCCACCAGGAAGTCTGTGCCAGCCAGGTGAGAGGTGCCAGTTGAGTGATGCCCTTCTGCCAGCACCTTCCCGACACGCACGTCCTGGCCCTGCCCAAAAGAGGCCTGAGCCCCCTCCTCTTTTTCTGACTCGTCCTTCACTTCGGCCCTGTGCCCAGCTGTGCTGGTCCTCACCCGGCCTCTCCATGGATATTCCTTAATCCTATATCTCATCCTCTCGGGGCCCTCCAGGGTCAACCAGCTGAGGTGCTTATGGGAGCAGATGAAGGCCACCCCTCCCAGATGACCCCTGTTCATTTTCCACAGGGGCCTCTAGAGATGCTATTCCCGGCCTTGCTAAAGTCAGACACAGGAGAGTTCAGGTGAAGCCTGATCCAGGAGTGATTTGAAGCTTCTGGGAGCTTGCTCTGAGACCCCTATGCATATGGCTGGcagctcctccttccctcccacagaCTTCCCTGGGACAGGGGCGCTCACCCAGGGCAGGATCTGCACACTCCTTGTACTGCTCTGGAGTGCAGTATGGGGCGTCCCCTAGAGAGGAGAAGAGACAGTGGTACAGGATGGAGATTAAAGCGGGCTTGTGATGCTGGTGGTACCAAAGGCCTAAAAGCTGGAagctgggagagggtgggagggtagGAATAGTCAGCCCCCAGTCTGTCCTGGAAGTGACCTACCCCAAAGTCCATACCCCCTGGACCCTTCTGACCCATCCCCATGGGTCCGGGCAGGAATTGAGGTCAGAGAGGCAAGAGCCCTATGGGTATGGACTGGGGCTGGAACTGGGGTGGAGAGAAGCCAGCTGGTCTTGCCTGCATGTTGCCAGGAGGTTAACATGCACGGGGTGCTGGTGAGGGGCAGTGCAGGCTGAGGGGCGCAGGACCGTGTTGGGAACTTTGGGGCCTGACCTGGCATGTGCACCATGCGGCAGTTACAGTTCTCCACCAGGTAGCGGGTCTCACAGTCGATGCGGCAGGCGGTAATGCTGTAGGAGTCGAAGAAATCCAAGTCCATGGTAACAGCTTTGCAGGTGCCCCAGGGCGGGGGCAGGTAGATGAGCTGCTGGGAGAGCCGGGGAGCTGGGGGGTGTGGGGACTTCTCCCCGAGTCACCTTGATGGACTTGTCTGACACGATGCAGAACTCAGGAgtcctgccccctctccctgtGCAGCCTCTGAGGGTCTCTGAGTTTACGGAGCATCCCATCCGTTCGATGATTCATGCTCTGACTAGTCAGATGGCTACCCAGGCCCTagctcccccatccctcccattATTGGTTGCCCACCACTCCACCTCCATCATGAGCCTCCAACCACCCACCCTGGGACTGGCCTCCTGTGGCCCTCTCACCCGCTGCTCTTGACAGGCCACGAAGGTCTGGAACCCTGGGGCTACACCAAAGCCCAGCTGGTCGATGAAGGGAGGTTCATCCTGACTGTGGATCTGCACTTTGATGCCCGCTTCGAAGGACGTCTCATCTAGGGAAATGAGAGCGCTGTGTGTTGGGAGGGCTTCTTACTCCCCAACCTCCTTCAGAGCTGGGGGCACCCTACCTCTCCTGAAATAACCACAACATACACGAGACTGGGGGAGGGTAGTTAGTCCAAGGGCCCCTGGCCCATCCCCAGCCTCCTTCTGGGTTCACCAGCCCCGTGCTACCCTGATGACCCCTGAATCCTACATACTTCTTTTCTTACCTGGCTTCAGTTACGCATCTCGGtgtttcaaattatttctcaCTGTCTCAGAggctctccatctctccccctccttttctcccttctcccccacgTCTCTCTGTCCCAAGGCCCCTGAGACCAGACAGACGGCAGGCAGCCCAAGAAGAGACGGAGTTATTTATAGAGTGAGTGGTGGCCACGAATGGAAAGGGATGGCTGGTTACCTTGGAGAGTAACTGAGCCAGGAAGTGGGAGCCAGGGTAATGTGAGTGTGGCAGGCAGGTAGAGTGGAGGTGGAGATGGCGAGATGCTGGGAGGACGCAAGGAGAGCCCACGCCCTGCCTCAGGCCCACAGTAGAGCCCAGGAGCCCCCCAACGGAGGCTGAGGCCCGGAGCCACAGGGAGGGGGGCCCCCCTGAGAGAGGCAACATACCGGTCTCCCCCCACACGGGCAGGTACTCGTCCTGCTGAATGTCCAGCATGATCTCCAGCCCATTGCCCGTCCCACCCTTCATGGTCTTCAGCCTGGGACGCCCATCTCGGCCAGAGTTGAACGTGTAGCACTTTCCGTACCGTGTGAAGACCTGGTGGGAGCAGAGCAGAGAGCCTGAGAGTCCTGCCAGTACCCTCTGCCCACCAGGGACTGTCTCCAGACCCTCCACCTGGTGGAGTTTCAACCCTTCAGGAATGAGCCCTCCTGAGCAGCCCACTCTCCATTTGTTCTCCTTCTCACCCATTCTGTCCTTTTCCCTGCTGTGTGCCCTGGAAGGCTGATCCCTGTGGGGTGCACTGCCTGTGCTCCTTTGCCACCTGGATGGGCTTCGGGTTGGGTTTGACCCATGGGAGGTATCAGTAAAGGCTCAGAggacagaaggagggagagacCAGGGTATTTATCTGCAAGTGTTCTCAAGGTGGCTTAGACCCTCTGTGACCACAAATTCTTCCAAGAGGGCTCCCTGCATAGCACTGTTGCCTCTTGGTGTTCCTTTAGCTTGAATATGACAATTTCCCACTATTTCTAGGTGCCTCAGTCCCCCTCATTGGTTTCCTTAACTCTGCCCACAACTCTATAAACAGTCCCTCTGTTAGTCTTTTCGACTAAACTATCCAAGTGTTAACCTTTTTCCCGCTGGGACCCTAACATACACACCTCCATCATCTGGAGCCCCTCACTGCCTGGTCCCTCCTTGGGACCCTCTCCTCA encodes the following:
- the ASIC1 gene encoding acid-sensing ion channel 1 isoform X2, with product MELKAEEEEVGGVQPVSIQAFASSSTLHGLAHIFSYERLSLKRALWALCFLGSLAVLLCVCTERVQYYFHYHHVTKLDEVAASQLTFPAVTLCNLNEFRFSQVSKNDLYHAGELLALLNNRYEIPDTQMADEKQLEILQDKANFRSFKPKPFNMREFYDRAGHDIRDMLLSCHFRGEVCSAEDFKVVFTRYGKCYTFNSGRDGRPRLKTMKGGTGNGLEIMLDIQQDEYLPVWGETDETSFEAGIKVQIHSQDEPPFIDQLGFGVAPGFQTFVACQEQRLIYLPPPWGTCKAVTMDLDFFDSYSITACRIDCETRYLVENCNCRMVHMPGDAPYCTPEQYKECADPALDFLVEKDQEYCVCEMPCNLTRYGKELSMVKIPSKASAKYLAKKFNKSEQYIGENILVLDIFFEVLNYETIEQKKAYEIAGLLGDIGGQMGLFIGASILTVLELFDYAYEVIKHKLCRRGKCQKEAKRSSADKGVALSLDDVKRHNPCESLRGHPAGMTYAANILPHHPARGTFEDFTC
- the ASIC1 gene encoding acid-sensing ion channel 1 isoform X1 produces the protein MPIQIFCSVSFSSGEEAPGPLGDVWGPHQRQQRDNSESEEEGEEKEKEAERKGAREGDLPMDLVAFANSCTLHGASHIFVEGGPGPRQALWAAAFILALGAFLCQVGDRVAYYLSYPHVTLLDEVATTELAFPAVTLCNTNAVRLSQLSYPDLLYLAPMLGLDESDDPGVPLAPPGPEAFSGEPFNLHRFYNRSCHRLEDMLLYCSYCGGPCGPHNFSVVFTRYGKCYTFNSGRDGRPRLKTMKGGTGNGLEIMLDIQQDEYLPVWGETDETSFEAGIKVQIHSQDEPPFIDQLGFGVAPGFQTFVACQEQRLIYLPPPWGTCKAVTMDLDFFDSYSITACRIDCETRYLVENCNCRMVHMPGDAPYCTPEQYKECADPALDFLVEKDQEYCVCEMPCNLTRYGKELSMVKIPSKASAKYLAKKFNKSEQYIGENILVLDIFFEVLNYETIEQKKAYEIAGLLGDIGGQMGLFIGASILTVLELFDYAYEVIKHKLCRRGKCQKEAKRSSADKGVALSLDDVKRHNPCESLRGHPAGMTYAANILPHHPARGTFEDFTC